The following coding sequences are from one Candidatus Zixiibacteriota bacterium window:
- a CDS encoding DEAD/DEAH box helicase → MHAPTRTPQATESTTSGHTGFTGLGIAPGLLAAIDRLRFKEPTPIQRKSIPIGIEGKDVIAIAQTGTGKTLAFGIPMIQRLAQIKGRGLILLPTRELALQVDEQLLAVGRAVGLRTAVLIGGVSMVLQQNALKREPRVIVATPGRLLDHLEQRSINLVDIRILVLDEADRMLDMGFAPQINKILSFLPRQRQTMLFSATIPDEIMAIARKHMELPIHVEIARSGTAAEKVAQELFFVERQQKSRLLEVLLQKQPGPVLVFTRTKHGARKLTREVKAMGHWAAEIHSNRSLSQRREALDGFKAGKYRVLVATDIAARGIDVTGIELVVNYDLPSNSEDYVHRIGRTARAGRAGKAVSFATFDQRGEVRDIEKLIRTALPVKELPALPPARARVTWAPEPAPARPARRPQGPPPAPFGRIKRHSFDRRKPRKVR, encoded by the coding sequence GTGCATGCGCCAACACGGACTCCGCAGGCAACCGAGTCTACAACATCAGGCCATACCGGGTTCACCGGCCTTGGGATTGCGCCGGGACTGCTCGCTGCAATCGACCGACTCCGGTTCAAAGAGCCTACCCCGATCCAGCGTAAATCAATTCCCATCGGTATCGAGGGGAAAGATGTCATCGCTATAGCCCAGACCGGCACCGGCAAGACGCTGGCGTTCGGGATTCCGATGATTCAGCGTCTGGCTCAGATCAAAGGGCGCGGGCTGATCCTCTTGCCGACACGGGAATTAGCGCTTCAGGTCGATGAACAGTTGCTCGCAGTTGGCCGCGCAGTGGGACTTCGCACCGCAGTACTTATAGGCGGCGTCTCGATGGTGCTCCAGCAGAACGCGCTGAAGCGAGAGCCGCGCGTGATCGTGGCCACCCCGGGGAGACTCCTGGATCATTTGGAGCAGCGAAGTATCAATCTGGTGGATATACGAATTCTTGTTCTCGATGAAGCGGACCGCATGCTGGATATGGGGTTTGCGCCTCAGATTAACAAGATTCTGAGCTTCCTGCCGAGACAACGCCAAACCATGCTGTTTTCTGCGACCATTCCTGACGAGATCATGGCGATAGCGCGCAAACATATGGAGTTGCCGATTCACGTGGAGATCGCCCGCTCCGGCACAGCCGCGGAGAAAGTGGCCCAGGAGCTGTTCTTCGTGGAGAGACAGCAGAAATCCCGGCTCCTCGAAGTGCTGCTCCAGAAACAGCCGGGGCCGGTGCTCGTGTTTACCCGAACCAAGCATGGCGCACGAAAACTCACACGCGAGGTGAAAGCCATGGGGCACTGGGCGGCCGAGATCCACTCGAATCGTTCGTTGTCGCAGCGGCGGGAAGCGCTCGATGGTTTCAAGGCCGGCAAATATCGCGTGCTGGTGGCGACCGATATCGCCGCGCGGGGTATCGATGTCACCGGCATCGAGTTGGTGGTCAACTATGACCTGCCGTCCAACTCCGAGGACTACGTCCACCGCATAGGCCGTACCGCCCGAGCCGGTCGCGCCGGCAAAGCGGTCTCGTTTGCCACGTTCGACCAGCGGGGGGAAGTCCGAGATATCGAAAAACTCATACGTACGGCTCTGCCGGTGAAGGAACTCCCGGCCCTGCCGCCGGCCCGTGCCCGGGTCACCTGGGCACCGGAACCTGCCCCGGCTCGCCCTGCGCGCCGCCCCCAGGGCCCGCCCCCGGCGCCGTTCGGTCGAATCAAACGACACAGTTTTGACCGCCGCAAACCGCGAAAAGTCCGGTAG
- a CDS encoding bacteriohemerythrin, which translates to MVYFQWDETYSVGVDSIDNQHKKLVGMIASLQRAFVAGRHEAEMGNVLRALVDYTRYHFSEEEALMKRIGFEELARHMELHHQLVEQIVDILKQLRAGKPYNAPDLIEFLKHWLIDHIMAEDKKVAVVYQNQLKRAMSPVSDPAR; encoded by the coding sequence ATGGTCTATTTTCAGTGGGATGAGACGTACAGCGTTGGCGTGGACTCGATCGACAACCAACACAAGAAACTGGTCGGTATGATAGCCTCGCTACAGCGAGCGTTTGTGGCCGGACGGCACGAAGCGGAGATGGGAAATGTGCTGAGAGCATTGGTGGATTACACGAGGTACCATTTCTCCGAGGAAGAGGCCCTGATGAAGCGGATCGGATTCGAGGAGTTGGCCAGGCACATGGAACTTCACCACCAACTGGTCGAGCAGATCGTCGACATTCTCAAACAACTTCGAGCCGGCAAGCCGTATAATGCACCGGATCTCATCGAATTTCTGAAACACTGGCTTATCGACCACATTATGGCTGAGGACAAGAAAGTGGCGGTCGTCTACCAGAACCAACTCAAACGGGCCATGAGTCCGGTATCCGACCCGGCGCGTTAA
- a CDS encoding DUF4388 domain-containing protein, translating into MEPHSYLESMPGHSQLQPVHESSTDGTRKLSLRPRLPEIDLTCVRIDSTAARLLSLDLMRQFRVVPFSYDADSRALKVACQSPHDRGLADELSSRAGGAHVELFAATPSAIDAAIAQLKSATLAQHWAPPKGHANPDAPSTKLAPVIPTAAENLVLPPKLPSSITHREAVNLPMRGSLLFVTPKGKLSEHLLFAYAAERYEAKAVGSVAAACEVLDRQSFDHVFVHDSFRTACDVLASKFRERNAGTALHFFNSEASLLISDTEDQLTRELFVRNLHLFRHLHDVSNPALFTHAGEVTRIADLVAVKCSLPSGVRYAITTAAALHDLSQSDLTNPEQYAHVDIIALTAGRLATWGYPDQIVVMLRSMYRKRSHIDIHQHDHADLAGAILTAADIYCHNRPNRSGGTTENCREAIRTLRELVTPYASEDVVQKLTEIALVDMRRFSEAGSSFQVHIFSTGGSVVNSLQKALDGAGLSASVSCTVEECALAFSERAPQALVLHHQGEGRTLYDLILALALKGVAIDRTPTILLFDDTSAPEAMSFIKHGIEDVLPASVTVDVLVTKLNRLKVRLDEKAHSRLAVLKELGTHGSLEDMNLIDLLEASRGSSRPSHISVSANGQHLTVVVDKGTIIRAEANDTSGIDAIQQGIAWKQGVWSIDPIDQSELPTPNLNKGIDSVLLEACVQHDNAAIE; encoded by the coding sequence ATGGAACCGCATTCGTATCTGGAAAGCATGCCCGGCCATTCGCAACTGCAGCCGGTACATGAATCCTCGACCGACGGCACCCGAAAACTGAGTCTTCGTCCCCGCCTTCCCGAAATAGACTTAACGTGCGTCCGAATCGACAGCACGGCGGCACGTTTACTTTCGCTGGACCTGATGCGGCAGTTTCGGGTGGTCCCATTCTCGTATGATGCCGACAGCAGGGCGCTCAAAGTAGCGTGCCAGTCGCCGCACGACCGCGGATTGGCTGATGAGTTGTCGTCGCGGGCCGGGGGTGCGCATGTCGAGTTGTTCGCCGCGACGCCGTCGGCCATCGATGCTGCGATCGCACAACTGAAAAGCGCCACGCTCGCACAGCACTGGGCGCCGCCGAAGGGCCATGCGAACCCGGACGCACCGTCCACCAAGCTTGCACCAGTTATTCCAACGGCGGCCGAAAACCTCGTGTTGCCGCCTAAACTACCATCGTCGATAACGCACCGAGAGGCGGTCAACCTCCCAATGCGGGGCAGCCTGCTGTTTGTGACCCCTAAAGGGAAACTAAGCGAACACCTTTTGTTTGCGTACGCCGCCGAACGATATGAAGCGAAAGCGGTCGGCAGCGTAGCGGCGGCGTGCGAAGTTCTTGACAGGCAGTCGTTCGACCACGTGTTTGTTCATGACAGCTTTCGCACCGCGTGCGACGTGCTGGCGTCGAAGTTCCGTGAGCGAAACGCCGGGACCGCGTTGCACTTCTTCAATTCTGAGGCGTCGTTGCTGATTTCCGACACCGAGGACCAGTTGACCCGCGAACTCTTTGTCCGAAATCTCCACCTTTTTCGGCATCTTCACGACGTATCGAATCCGGCGTTGTTCACTCACGCGGGCGAAGTTACTCGCATAGCAGACTTGGTGGCGGTCAAATGCAGTCTGCCGTCAGGGGTTCGGTACGCAATTACGACCGCAGCCGCGCTCCATGATCTGTCGCAAAGTGATCTGACGAATCCGGAGCAATACGCGCACGTCGACATTATCGCCTTGACCGCCGGTCGCCTGGCCACTTGGGGATATCCCGATCAGATCGTCGTCATGCTCCGGTCGATGTACCGGAAGCGATCGCATATCGATATCCACCAGCACGATCACGCGGACCTGGCTGGCGCAATTCTGACGGCTGCCGACATCTATTGCCACAACCGACCTAATCGTTCTGGCGGGACTACCGAGAACTGCCGTGAGGCGATCCGCACGTTACGCGAGTTGGTGACACCGTACGCATCCGAAGACGTGGTGCAGAAGCTGACGGAGATTGCACTTGTCGATATGAGGCGCTTTTCGGAGGCCGGATCGTCGTTTCAGGTGCATATCTTCTCGACAGGCGGCAGTGTCGTGAATAGTTTGCAAAAAGCGCTTGACGGCGCCGGCTTGTCGGCGAGTGTGTCGTGCACAGTCGAAGAATGTGCGCTCGCGTTCTCGGAGAGAGCGCCGCAGGCGCTGGTTCTTCATCATCAGGGGGAAGGACGCACCTTGTACGATCTGATACTGGCCCTGGCTCTCAAAGGGGTGGCCATCGACCGAACGCCCACCATTTTGCTTTTCGACGACACATCGGCGCCGGAGGCCATGTCGTTCATCAAGCACGGTATTGAAGACGTCTTGCCGGCCTCGGTCACGGTTGATGTTCTGGTCACCAAACTGAATAGGCTGAAAGTCCGACTTGACGAAAAGGCGCACTCGCGACTGGCGGTATTGAAGGAATTGGGAACGCACGGTTCGCTTGAAGACATGAATCTGATAGATCTCCTTGAAGCCTCGCGCGGCAGCAGCCGGCCATCGCACATCAGTGTCTCCGCGAACGGGCAACATCTGACCGTGGTGGTAGACAAAGGGACGATCATCCGGGCAGAAGCCAATGACACCAGCGGCATCGATGCCATCCAGCAGGGGATTGCCTGGAAGCAAGGGGTCTGGAGTATTGACCCGATCGACCAGAGCGAACTGCCGACCCCGAATCTGAACAAGGGGATCGACTCGGTGCTGCTTGAGGCCTGTGTCCAGCACGATAACGCTGCGATTGAATAG
- a CDS encoding sigma-70 family RNA polymerase sigma factor, which produces MDERQLIARAQSGDFEAFTDLINAHKDKVYALARRLAGNNEDAEDIIQETFLKAIDNIDKFRGDASFGTWLYSIALNQSRAHYAKEKQMELRPIEEYLPSGDHSDSERHAKLFDWQDPHTMLEASELRSIIEEGLAELPHIYREAFLLRYQNDLSVKEVAELIGESEAATKSRILRARLALRDYLSEKFEGVYGPQVS; this is translated from the coding sequence ATGGATGAACGACAATTGATAGCGAGGGCGCAGAGCGGTGATTTTGAAGCCTTCACCGATCTGATAAATGCCCACAAGGACAAGGTGTATGCGCTGGCTCGAAGACTGGCCGGCAATAACGAGGACGCCGAGGATATCATCCAGGAGACTTTCTTGAAAGCAATCGACAACATCGACAAATTTCGCGGTGACGCCTCGTTCGGCACCTGGCTGTACAGTATTGCGCTCAATCAGTCGCGTGCCCACTACGCCAAAGAGAAGCAGATGGAGCTTCGGCCAATCGAGGAGTATCTCCCGTCCGGCGACCACAGTGACTCCGAGCGTCACGCCAAACTGTTCGACTGGCAGGACCCGCACACCATGCTGGAAGCAAGCGAACTTCGCTCTATTATAGAAGAGGGGTTGGCGGAGCTGCCGCATATTTACCGCGAAGCGTTCCTCTTGCGCTATCAGAACGACCTGTCGGTAAAAGAAGTGGCCGAGTTGATAGGCGAATCCGAGGCTGCGACCAAATCCCGTATCCTTCGCGCCCGACTGGCACTTCGGGACTATTTATCTGAGAAGTTCGAGGGTGTCTATGGCCCACAAGTGTCCTGA
- a CDS encoding zf-HC2 domain-containing protein yields MAHKCPDYVKELNDYLDGTLDPTLCREIEAHIGECPNCRIMIDSMRRTVSLCRDGVNEPLPPVLEDKLNATLKARWEKKFGKQA; encoded by the coding sequence ATGGCCCACAAGTGTCCTGATTATGTGAAAGAGCTGAACGATTATCTCGACGGCACCTTGGATCCAACACTTTGCCGGGAGATTGAAGCGCATATTGGCGAGTGCCCGAATTGCCGGATCATGATCGACTCCATGCGTCGGACAGTGTCGCTTTGCCGGGACGGTGTCAACGAGCCGTTACCGCCGGTGCTCGAGGACAAACTGAACGCCACGCTCAAAGCTCGCTGGGAAAAGAAGTTCGGCAAGCAGGCATAG
- a CDS encoding nitroreductase family protein — MTPDDQNLSHHGVDDFIAGNAHASETMRLLIERSSCRSFYNRPIPAEILELILKAGIHAPTGGNLQPFSIIVVEKKAALQKLAELNEDQMFIAEAPAALIFCIDWRRLSRWAELEAAPFAANNSFRHFWISFQDTIIAAQNICTAADALGLGSVYVGTIIDKLREHRELLALPKCVFPVVLLSLGYPKARPVPKKKLPPRALVHREKYQDLSDNDLQAVFNEKYPALRREVTNERLEIISQVCRDLHGDQYADRCLENIRKHGYINAAQYYFGLHYRADLMQQGNEEYLRLIREFGFGWFENKPGRSSGE, encoded by the coding sequence ATGACACCAGATGACCAGAATCTTTCCCATCACGGCGTCGATGATTTCATCGCCGGTAACGCACATGCTTCCGAAACAATGCGACTCCTGATCGAGCGTTCCAGTTGTCGAAGCTTCTACAACCGCCCGATTCCGGCCGAAATACTGGAACTTATTCTCAAAGCCGGAATTCACGCGCCGACCGGCGGCAACCTGCAACCGTTCTCAATCATAGTTGTGGAGAAAAAAGCTGCTCTGCAAAAGCTTGCGGAGCTCAACGAAGATCAAATGTTTATCGCCGAGGCCCCGGCCGCGTTGATCTTCTGCATTGACTGGCGACGGCTCTCGCGCTGGGCCGAACTTGAGGCCGCCCCATTTGCCGCCAACAATTCGTTCAGGCATTTCTGGATATCGTTCCAGGACACGATCATCGCCGCCCAGAATATCTGTACAGCAGCCGATGCTCTCGGACTTGGGTCAGTGTATGTGGGTACTATTATTGACAAGTTGCGCGAACACCGGGAGCTGCTGGCTCTTCCAAAGTGCGTCTTTCCGGTGGTGCTGTTGTCTCTGGGTTATCCTAAGGCCCGTCCAGTTCCCAAGAAGAAACTCCCGCCTCGCGCCCTCGTGCACCGGGAGAAGTACCAGGATCTTTCGGACAATGACCTCCAGGCTGTGTTCAACGAGAAATACCCGGCGCTTCGACGAGAGGTTACTAATGAGCGGCTGGAGATCATATCGCAGGTCTGTCGCGACCTGCACGGGGACCAATATGCAGATCGCTGTCTTGAGAATATCCGAAAGCACGGCTACATCAATGCCGCACAGTACTATTTTGGACTGCATTACCGCGCCGACTTGATGCAGCAGGGGAACGAGGAGTACCTTCGGCTGATACGAGAGTTTGGATTCGGCTGGTTCGAGAACAAACCTGGTCGCTCGTCAGGCGAATAA
- a CDS encoding metalloregulator ArsR/SmtB family transcription factor, whose protein sequence is MSRARETKDKLYAQFARLGHALSSPKRLELLDLLCQSEKTVETLAEQSSMSVANTSRHLQVLRAARLVEGRKDGVFVHYHLTDTDVCKVFVSLRNLADNHMAEIDRIVADFFDTPARLQPIDRRRLLQRARAGEVVILDVRPEDEYNAAHLPYAVSMPLAQLRKRLKEFSPGKEIVAYCRGPYCVLAQEAISLLRSKGLTAKRLEDGVTEWRQAGMPVSTEQMKHE, encoded by the coding sequence ATGTCCCGGGCTCGAGAAACCAAAGACAAGCTTTACGCACAGTTTGCCCGGCTTGGGCACGCGTTGTCCAGTCCCAAGCGGCTGGAACTGCTGGATTTGTTGTGTCAAAGCGAAAAGACAGTGGAAACGCTCGCAGAGCAATCTTCAATGTCAGTTGCCAATACGTCTCGGCACCTGCAGGTACTTCGCGCCGCCAGGTTGGTCGAGGGTCGAAAGGATGGGGTATTTGTGCATTATCATCTTACGGACACCGATGTTTGTAAGGTCTTCGTAAGCCTGCGTAACCTGGCTGATAATCACATGGCCGAAATCGATCGAATCGTTGCTGACTTCTTCGACACACCGGCGCGTCTTCAGCCGATCGACCGAAGGAGATTACTTCAGCGGGCCAGGGCTGGCGAGGTTGTGATTCTGGATGTACGGCCGGAAGACGAGTACAATGCAGCCCATTTGCCGTATGCTGTGTCTATGCCGCTTGCGCAGTTGAGGAAGCGGCTGAAGGAATTTTCCCCCGGCAAGGAGATCGTCGCATACTGTCGGGGGCCGTACTGCGTGCTGGCGCAGGAAGCGATTTCGTTGCTGAGATCAAAGGGTCTGACAGCAAAGCGGCTCGAAGACGGTGTCACTGAGTGGCGACAGGCCGGTATGCCCGTCAGCACAGAGCAGATGAAACACGAATGA
- a CDS encoding DsrE family protein, with translation MKFLVLLNDPPYGTERSYNGLRMAIALGKAGDTETRVFLMADAVGCGKLGQKTPNGYYNLERMIKSLVAAKVLIGACGSCIDARGIETEDLLEGVHRGSMEELADWAIWADKMIVF, from the coding sequence ATGAAGTTTCTGGTACTCCTGAACGATCCGCCGTACGGGACAGAGCGATCATACAATGGACTGAGAATGGCAATAGCGCTTGGCAAAGCGGGCGATACCGAAACGCGTGTTTTCCTTATGGCGGATGCCGTAGGATGCGGCAAGCTGGGGCAGAAGACACCCAATGGGTACTACAATCTGGAGCGGATGATCAAGAGCCTGGTGGCTGCAAAGGTCCTGATAGGTGCGTGCGGTTCTTGCATCGATGCCCGAGGAATCGAGACCGAGGACCTACTGGAAGGTGTGCATCGCGGTTCAATGGAGGAACTGGCAGATTGGGCGATCTGGGCTGACAAGATGATCGTCTTCTGA